From a single Hypomesus transpacificus isolate Combined female chromosome 14, fHypTra1, whole genome shotgun sequence genomic region:
- the ca5a gene encoding carbonic anhydrase 5A, mitochondrial isoform X1 produces the protein MVILSSIASPLARQLHRRLIRDTRSQRFMPVRTCSLSACSSKYVLSQMHPMWQGPLAIPGGERQSPIDITVRKSIFDPNLKPLIAKYDPRTCQQIWNNGYSFLVEYDDTTDKSTLKGGPLEDQFRLCQFHFHWGETNAWGSEHTVDRRLFPAELHLVHWNSEKYSLFEEAVMEENGLAVIGVFLKVGKRHEGLQKLVDALPAVRHKDSVVEFTRFDPACLLPTNIDDYWTYGGSLTTPPLTEAVTWIIMKQHIEVSHDQLAVFRSLLFTSAEEEAQKSMVNNFRVQQPLKGRTVRSSFSPFLQGAPPAEGDY, from the exons ATGGTGATTCTCTCATCGATTGCATCGCCGCTCGCTCGACAACTGCACAGACGTCTCATCAGGGACACTAGGAGCCAGCGGTTTATGCCAGTGAGAACATGCAGTCTCAGTGCATGTTCGAGCAAATATGTGCTTTCGCAGA TGCATCCGATGTGGCAAGGACCCCTCGCCATCCCGGGAGGAGAACGTCAATCTCCAATCGATATCACGGTGCGCAAGAGCATCTTTGACCCGAACCTGAAGCCGTTGATTGCGAAGTACGACCCGAGGACCTGTCAACAGATTTGGAACAACGGCTATTCGTTCCTGGTGGAGTACGACGACACCACCGATAAATCCA CACTTAAAGGGGGTCCCTTGGAAGACCAGTTCCGGCTTTGTCAGTTTCACTTCCACTGGGGGGAGACCAATGCCTGGGGCTCGGAGCACACTGTGGACCGCCGCCTGTTCCCTGCTGAG cTTCACTTGGTTCACTGGAACTCTGAAAAATACAGTTTGTTCGAGGAGGCAGTAATGGAAGAGAATGGTCTGGCTGTTATTGGAGTCTTCCTCAAG GTGGGAAAGAGGCATGAGGGGCTCCAGAAACTAGTGGACGCCCTCCCTGCTGTCAGACACAAG gaCAGTGTGGTGGAGTTCACCAGGTTTGACCCGGCCTGTTTGCTGCCCACAAACATTGATGACTACTGGACCTATGGAGGGTCActgaccacaccccctctcACAGAGGCCGTCACTTGGATCATCATGAAGCAGCACATCGAAGTCAGCcatgaccag CTGGCAGTGTTCCGGAGCCTTCTCTTCACCTCAGCGGAGGAAGAAGCCCAGAAGAGCATGGTCAACAACTTCCGGGTGCAGCAACCACTAAAGGGACGGACAGTGCGTTCGTCCTTCTCACCATTCCTCCAGGGGGCGCCACCTGCGGAGGGAGACTACTGA
- the ca5a gene encoding carbonic anhydrase 5A, mitochondrial isoform X2: MQGAAEYTMKMHPMWQGPLAIPGGERQSPIDITVRKSIFDPNLKPLIAKYDPRTCQQIWNNGYSFLVEYDDTTDKSTLKGGPLEDQFRLCQFHFHWGETNAWGSEHTVDRRLFPAELHLVHWNSEKYSLFEEAVMEENGLAVIGVFLKVGKRHEGLQKLVDALPAVRHKDSVVEFTRFDPACLLPTNIDDYWTYGGSLTTPPLTEAVTWIIMKQHIEVSHDQLAVFRSLLFTSAEEEAQKSMVNNFRVQQPLKGRTVRSSFSPFLQGAPPAEGDY; the protein is encoded by the exons ATGCAGGGAGCAGCCGAGTACACAATGAAAA TGCATCCGATGTGGCAAGGACCCCTCGCCATCCCGGGAGGAGAACGTCAATCTCCAATCGATATCACGGTGCGCAAGAGCATCTTTGACCCGAACCTGAAGCCGTTGATTGCGAAGTACGACCCGAGGACCTGTCAACAGATTTGGAACAACGGCTATTCGTTCCTGGTGGAGTACGACGACACCACCGATAAATCCA CACTTAAAGGGGGTCCCTTGGAAGACCAGTTCCGGCTTTGTCAGTTTCACTTCCACTGGGGGGAGACCAATGCCTGGGGCTCGGAGCACACTGTGGACCGCCGCCTGTTCCCTGCTGAG cTTCACTTGGTTCACTGGAACTCTGAAAAATACAGTTTGTTCGAGGAGGCAGTAATGGAAGAGAATGGTCTGGCTGTTATTGGAGTCTTCCTCAAG GTGGGAAAGAGGCATGAGGGGCTCCAGAAACTAGTGGACGCCCTCCCTGCTGTCAGACACAAG gaCAGTGTGGTGGAGTTCACCAGGTTTGACCCGGCCTGTTTGCTGCCCACAAACATTGATGACTACTGGACCTATGGAGGGTCActgaccacaccccctctcACAGAGGCCGTCACTTGGATCATCATGAAGCAGCACATCGAAGTCAGCcatgaccag CTGGCAGTGTTCCGGAGCCTTCTCTTCACCTCAGCGGAGGAAGAAGCCCAGAAGAGCATGGTCAACAACTTCCGGGTGCAGCAACCACTAAAGGGACGGACAGTGCGTTCGTCCTTCTCACCATTCCTCCAGGGGGCGCCACCTGCGGAGGGAGACTACTGA